The window CTCGGTCGCAGGTTTGTTCAATAAATCAGTGACATACGTGCCATTTTCGCGGAACACTTAGCAAGATAAGTCAGCAAGTCTTCTTGTAACGTTCGGATAGCTATTGCAATTTGTCGCAGGATCTATTGACATTTTGCATCCCATCCTCTACCCTTGGCCCTAAGGGGGTGGAGGATGCGGAAAGGAACCCTCAACGGCATCGCGGCCCTAGGTTTATCGGGACTGGCCCTGGCGGAGGGGGTAGACGGGGCGGACACGGCCTGGATGCTGGTCTCCACGGCCCTGGTCCTCCTCATGACCCCGGCCCTGGCCTTCTTCTACGGGGGGCTCGTCCGGAGCAAGAACGCCTTGAACACCATGATGATGAGTTTTGCCGCCCTGGCCTTCGTGGGCGTGGGCTGGGCGCTTCTCGGGTACACCCTGGCCTTTGGGGAGGGGGGCCCCCTCCTGGGGGGTCTCGGGCACCTCTTCCTCAGGGGGGTGGGCCTCGAGGCCCAGGGCACCATCCCCCACGTCCTCTTCCTGGCCTTCCAGGGGACCTTCGCCATTATCACCGCCGCCCTGGTCTCGGGCGCCCTGGTGGAGAGGATGCGCTTTCCCGCCTACCTGGCCTTCCTCACCCTCTGGGGGCTTTTCGTCTACGCTCCCCTGGCCCACTGGGTCTGGGGCGGGGGGTTTTTGGGGGCCCTGGGCGCCCTGGACTTCGCCGGAGGGACGGTGGTGCACATCAACGCCGGCGTCGCCGCCCTGGTGGGCGCCCTGGTCCTAGGCGCGCGGAAGGACTACGGGCGGCAGGCCATCCTGCCCCATAACGTCCCCTTCACCCTCCTGGGGGCAGCCCTCCTCTGGTTCGGCTGGTTCGGCTTCAACGGGGGAAGCGCCCTGGCGGCCAACGCCTCGGCGGCCCTGGCCTTCGCGAACACCATGCTGGCCCCCGCGGCCACCCTCCTGGTCTGGACCCTCCTGGACCTCCTTCGCACCGGCAAGGCCACGGCGGTGGGGGCGGCCACGGCCATCGTGGTGGGCCTGGTGGCCGTGACCCCGGCCGCAGGCTTCGTCTCCCCTCTCTCCGCCCTCCTCATCGGGGCGCTTGCCGCCTTCCCCAGCTACTACGTCCTCCTCTGGCGGGCGAGGACCCGGCTGGACGACAGCCTGGACGTCTTCGCCGGCCACGGGGTCGGGGGGATCACCGGGGCCCTCCTCACCGGCGTCTTCGCCGAGAAGGCCTGGAACGGGGTGGCGGACGGCCTCCTCTTCGGCAACCCCATGCAGCTCGGGATCCAGGCGGTGGCGGTCCTGGCCGCCGTCGTGTACTCCGCCTTGGGAACCTTCGCCCTCCTCAAGCTGGTGGGCCTCCTCACCCCCTTGCGGGCAGGCCCCAAGGAGGAAGGGGTGGGCCTGGACGTGACCCAGCACGGCGAGGAGGCCTACACCTCGGGCGAGGGGGCGATCCTCGTCCTCTCGGAAAAGGCCCCCGCGGTCCCGAGCCTCAGGCCCCAGGGAGGTGAGGCATGAAGCTCATCGTGGCCATCGTCCGTCCGGAGAAGCTCAACGAGGTGCTGGAGGCCCTTTTCCAGGCGGAGGTCCGCGGGCTCACCCTAAGCCGCGTCCAGGGCCACGGCGGCGAGACGGAGCGGGTGGAGACCTACCGGGGCACCACGGTGAAGATGGAGCTCCACGAGAAGGTGCGCCTGGAGATCGGGGTCTCGGAGCCCTTCGTGAAGCCCACGGTGGAGGCCATCCTGAAGGCGGCCCGCACCGGGGAGGTGGGGGACGGGAAGATCTTCGTCCTCCCGGTGGAGAAGGTCTACCGGATCCGCACCGGAGAGGAGGACGAGGCCGCGGTGACCCCGGTACAATAAGGATGTGACGGCCAGGCAGCGGCGGGTTCTCCACCTCTTGGTGGACGAGTACATCCAGACCAAGGCCCCGGTGCCCTCGGCGCGGATCGCCGAGGGGCTGGGCCTTTCCCCCGCCCTGGCCCGGTACGAGCTCATCGCCCTCGAGGAGATGGGCTACCTCACCAAGCCCCACGCCTCGGCGGGGAGGGTGCCCACGCGGCAGGGGTTCAGGCAGTACTCCCTCTCCCTCCTCCCCCCTAGGCCCCTGCCGGAGGCCACCCGAAGGCGCCTGGAGCGGGCCTTGGAGGGGGCGAGAGAGCCCGAGGCCTTCCTGGTGAAGGTGGCGGTGGGGCTTTCCGGCTACCCCGCCCTCCTCCGCCTCCAGCCCAGGCGGGCCCCCAAGCTCCTCCAGGTCCACCTCTCCCCCCTCCCCGAGGGCACCCTGGCGGTGCTGGTCCTCGAGGGGGGGCGGGTCAAGGAGGTCCGGCTCCCCCTCGTCCTCCCCCAGGAGACCCTTCGCCGGGCAGAGGAGGCCCTCACGGGGCCCTTGGAGACCCTGCCCGCGGCCCCCAAAGGCCTGGAGGACCTCTTCGCCCACCTCTCCCGGGCCCTCGCCTCCGGCTTCGCCCTCCGGTACCGGGAAGGCCTCTCCGAGGCCCTGAAGGAGCCCGAGGCCAAGGACCCGGGGTTTTTGGAGCGGCTCGTGGCCCTTTACGAGGAAGGCGGCGAGGACCTCCTCACCCCGCCCGGCAGGGTGGACGTGCGGGTGGGGGAGGTGGAGGGGCTCGCCCTGGTCCAGGCGGGCTTCCAGAAGGGGGAGTGGCTGGGGGAGCTCACCCTGATCGGCCCCCTGCGCATGCGCTACGCCGAGGCCCTCTCCGTGGCCTTCAGCCTCTCCCAGGTCTATACTGGGCAGCATGCGGATTGAGGTCCGGCTCTTCGCCCTTTACCGGGAGCAGGCGGGGACGGACCGCCTCGCCCTGGAGCTCCCCGAGGGCGCCCGGGTGCGGGAGGCCCAGAAAGCCCTGGAGGAACGCTTCCCCAGGCTTCGCCTCGAGGGCGGGATGGCGGCGGTGAACCAGGCCCTGGCGGGGGCGGAAACCCCCTTAAAGGAGGGGGACGAGGTGGCCTTTCTTCCCCCGGTCTCTGGCGGGCAGGACTCCTACGGCCTGACCCAGGAGCCTCTGGACCTCGAGGCCCTCGTGGCCTGGGCCACGGCCCCGGAGTACGGGGCGGTGGTGAGCTTCCTCGGCACCACCCGCAGCCCCAACCGGGGGGAGGAGGTGGCCTTTTTGGAGTACGAGGCCTACCCGGAGATGGCGGAGAAGGTGATGGCGGAAATCCTCGCCGAGATGCGCGCCCGCTGGCCCCTGGGCCGCA of the Thermus thermophilus HB8 genome contains:
- a CDS encoding ammonium transporter; the protein is MRKGTLNGIAALGLSGLALAEGVDGADTAWMLVSTALVLLMTPALAFFYGGLVRSKNALNTMMMSFAALAFVGVGWALLGYTLAFGEGGPLLGGLGHLFLRGVGLEAQGTIPHVLFLAFQGTFAIITAALVSGALVERMRFPAYLAFLTLWGLFVYAPLAHWVWGGGFLGALGALDFAGGTVVHINAGVAALVGALVLGARKDYGRQAILPHNVPFTLLGAALLWFGWFGFNGGSALAANASAALAFANTMLAPAATLLVWTLLDLLRTGKATAVGAATAIVVGLVAVTPAAGFVSPLSALLIGALAAFPSYYVLLWRARTRLDDSLDVFAGHGVGGITGALLTGVFAEKAWNGVADGLLFGNPMQLGIQAVAVLAAVVYSALGTFALLKLVGLLTPLRAGPKEEGVGLDVTQHGEEAYTSGEGAILVLSEKAPAVPSLRPQGGEA
- a CDS encoding P-II family nitrogen regulator, producing the protein MKLIVAIVRPEKLNEVLEALFQAEVRGLTLSRVQGHGGETERVETYRGTTVKMELHEKVRLEIGVSEPFVKPTVEAILKAARTGEVGDGKIFVLPVEKVYRIRTGEEDEAAVTPVQ
- a CDS encoding LexA family protein, whose product is MTARQRRVLHLLVDEYIQTKAPVPSARIAEGLGLSPALARYELIALEEMGYLTKPHASAGRVPTRQGFRQYSLSLLPPRPLPEATRRRLERALEGAREPEAFLVKVAVGLSGYPALLRLQPRRAPKLLQVHLSPLPEGTLAVLVLEGGRVKEVRLPLVLPQETLRRAEEALTGPLETLPAAPKGLEDLFAHLSRALASGFALRYREGLSEALKEPEAKDPGFLERLVALYEEGGEDLLTPPGRVDVRVGEVEGLALVQAGFQKGEWLGELTLIGPLRMRYAEALSVAFSLSQVYTGQHAD
- a CDS encoding molybdenum cofactor biosynthesis protein; amino-acid sequence: MRIEVRLFALYREQAGTDRLALELPEGARVREAQKALEERFPRLRLEGGMAAVNQALAGAETPLKEGDEVAFLPPVSGGQDSYGLTQEPLDLEALVAWATAPEYGAVVSFLGTTRSPNRGEEVAFLEYEAYPEMAEKVMAEILAEMRARWPLGRIALWHRLGRVDPGEASIAIVVSARHRKEAFAACQYAIDRVKQILPVWKKEHRKDGSFWVEGFAPEDKRL